TTCCTACTAGCACAACAGAGGACCAGGTAAAGCTCGACAAATCTTTAGAGAATATTGGAAAATGGTGTGAAAAACATGGTATGCAAGTTAATACAGATAAAACTATCTGTATTACAATTACCCATAGAAAGACACCACTCCACTTCAAATACACTCTCTCTGGGGCAGACATCAAACACGTGAATACCGTAAAGTACTTTGGGGTCACAATAACGCAGTCTTTAAAGTGGGACGTTCATATTGATCAGATTTCTGCACGAGCATTCAAGCAACTAGGCTTTTTAAGGCAAAAACTGACTGGCACTTCTCCTCAGGTTAAACTAACGGCATACAAAACACTGATTAGACCCGTCTTAGAATACGCAGCAATAGTTAGGAACCCGCACCAAAAGAACATGACTGACGTATTAGAAAAAATTCAAAATAGGGCTCTTAGATTCGTTTATTTAAAGTATGCGAGGCAGGAAAGTGTttccgcgctgcgtttgcaagCACGTGTCGCAACTCTCGCAAGCCGACGACAGCTGGCTTGTCTGAAGTTTATTTTCCTTCTTTCGAACAACTCAGTAAATATAAATAAGGACACGTACCTAAAAGCTCCGAACCGTCACTCCAGAAGAACTAACAACGAGAAATGCATACGCCCATTCTTGTCACATTGTCACACGTTTAAGTATTCTTTCTTTCCCGCAGTTATATATAGTTGTGGAATGACCTGCCGAATGACGTCGTCAGTGCTCAATCACTTGATTCATTTTTGTTGCTGCTGGAATCTCATTTAGAGGCATTGTAATAAATTGACTGGTATCGGTGCGCAAATAAAGGCAAAAACACTGTATTGCGCATGTACTTGCACATTGTTACACGTGTTAACAGTTCTCACATGTATGTATTTCATGTTACTTGTTCCTAGGGCATAACCTTGTTATTGCTATGTTCTTATTTATCTTGAACATGTACGctagttttttgttttctttttttttacacccttgAAATACTTATACGCATGGTTCATCTATTACTTTTTCTTTGGTGTTGTCGCTGTTATGGCCACCTTGTACTGCGGattttccctttttattttttcctgatATGAAGTCCACTTCATTTTGTATGCCCTCTCCTGTATAGGCCTGAAAAGGcccacagtattgaataaataaaataaaaataaatttgtcgagagaagagcgagtgattGATTGCTGACTTTGAAACTTAAATGTGAATTCCATGATGCGTGCTGCGCTCTAATGTTTGActcacatgttcgcaggagccttgagcaccgatcggcagcattttctcaGCAAAgtaaaaaaagtgttgcagggttccTTTAAGGGGCCCCTGTCACGGGACATAATGAGCCTCCAATaaacttctcttttctttttttttgatgatgatagttttctgataggccgcacaaatttcagtggcacatacccgttggttgggctaactgttgccttcttcatttttggtgTACCAGTGGTAGGTtgtaggatttacccaatttctttggcacataccgaATAGGCCGCACAGGATAGGCCACACAgtataggccgcacaaattacggctgccttaaacggcttcgctgttaaaggtcACAGAGTCCCTAATgcgctcacctaagacgactagaagacgaacgccatctttttcttcttagtcgatgtactgatcctgccccgccatcctccgaaagctttctgcatctaacctggttttccattgcctccaggatcggaggcacgtcacgcctggttttgccctgcctccgtgatcggcttacttttgaccaagctacgatgtcgtgcgatgacgtcatcgtgtgacgtgatGTCACCTTAtggcgtcattatggcgtcacaaattatggcaatctgtgacgtcacgatgacttcaTACGGtgacatcacgtgacgattttttgcatcactcgtgttgacgccgccgacgggagatgccgacgacgcgcgacgccggtcaattttcgcgtttgatgaggaatctaaggctatCGTCTTAATAAAATCATGCTTCCCGGTTACTGCTTGGAGCCCctcgtccagggccccactggctacagcggctcgccgggcctggtcaagggtcgccagttgggcTTCCAAAGTCCAGTTTGGAGAGCCACGCCTCCTGCGACCAATTTACGAGTCTGTCCTTAATTAGCGACGAGACTACAGGACTTTATggacagacatttcggatttCGTTGCAGGGTGTGTGGGCAGCTACGGTTCGAAATTCTGCGTCACCTCTGtatcgtgtgctaaacagcttcggtAGTCATCTACTTTCACGGAGTGGAATTGCTCCAAGTTTCCGCGGACcaccatttgagaaccactggtatATAGTGTCATAGGGCTTATCCTCATGGTGCGCGTGCCGATTTTAGTCCGCGTATGAGTCCATTGTtatccatgttttttttaaacgcgaagcatttcatagcgaacctttagcactttgagcgtttctatctatccatctatctatctatctatctatctatctatctagccgcctacgtctaggtgttctcgtgatcgcctccttaacttggtgtagaccaaaattggcattggagtgtaagaggatttgacgaatatgattttcgggtcatgacacgaataacgtgaaaatcctgccgcgtacttcgtcaaaccctttcctccagacacctgtggcacatacccgtttaccacgggtcgtggtgtacgggtatgcgccacaggtgattgacagtttatttctacccaggaacgccgagaacagacattggtaatttaaatgcgagagcgttaacagAAACCGACAGCGGCcgcgttgatccgacgaatggaaacaataaaaattgggatcccagcaggaatcgaacccaaggattctgcgtggcaatcaggtattctaccacaaagccacgccaggtctataaactggtttggaaaaaataCGCCAGGCCGGCGCGGAAACGCAGTACAGTCCCAGCGTAAGCTTGAGGAGCGGCTTTCTTAGCGACCATTATAAACGCTTGGGCGAACTAGTGCaagttagagctgtgcacgggccgtatttccgagcccgagtccggcccgggcccgctgactttgtcgaaggcccgcccgagcccgacggcaaagggctgcgagcccgcccggcccggctcgacgtacgaaaacacaatcccgggccagGCCCCGCCCGGCCCAgctttggcattttattgagcatatcaaatacgatcaaacgacacacgacgaacagcctctaatagagactgttcgtcgtgccGCGAACAgtttcgcggcacttttgctatacaagtagacggcctcatgccagcaacaatgtagttcgctcgccaaagccgtcacgtgtatgaggtatgcccatgcaagcgtcagcttgcgcGAAGGCGATCTaagtcgggtcgctcgtcgctgtcgcgtgcattttcactcatatgggatttggccttaaatctaacgcggaacagtcgcgtggcgccgtcactagcttaggtggtgttacttctctgtttgtcgcagtgcaacagaggcagtgctttacctgctccccttttgtttaaagtagcgaatggaaaggaaaagcggtaaagggcggtcgcggaaaaggcgctctATGCGTGCTCGGAAACAATTcctgctcattctctatatttcgggcttgagtcgggctttgcgccgggccagagcccggcccgataaaactccaagtagtccgagcccggcccgggcccgaggtaaaATAcctcggcccgcccgagcccggcccgcgggtcgggctcgggctttcgggctacccggagcccgtgcacacctctagtgcaAGTACCGATGATAGGTACCCATTGCACCATAACTGTAATCATTTGGTAAAGTTGGGCAGTGCCCACTACCCCATAAAGACTAGAGTATTGTAGCGTGGAAACTTGCATTCACATCTGACTCCTGGAAAGATTAAATTATGTTGGTGGTGAAGCTGCTCGTGGCGTTGATTTTCGGCACATCCATTTTTATTGATGATGAAGTGTTTAAGGAGGTTGTTATCAACAAGCATTTATTCCAAAACGGTTAGGTGTGCTTTGTGGTCGGAGAAGTACACCGCGAAGGACATGCACCCTAACAATATGGGAACTTTGTTGTTCGTAAAGACAAAGTCTAAACAAGAGCCGGTGGTCGATGAGCTGCCATTAGTATTCGATGCAAAGGTCATGGCGAGGTCCACTTGCACGCAGTGTGTGAACCAGGCGTTGTGGGGATCCTTTGTGTTCACATTGAAATCCCCCGTAACAACGAACTTCCGGGTCGGAGCGGCGAAGTTCTCGGGCCTCGTTCTCCGCTGCACGAACCTCCGGGTCTGAGCGGCGAAGTTCTCGGGCCTCGTTCTCCGCTGCACGAACCTCCGGGTCGGAGCGGCGAAGTTCTCGGGCCTCGTTCTCCGCTGCACGAACCTCCGGGTCGGAGCGGCGAATTTCTCGGGCCCCGTTCTCCGCTGCACGAACCTCCGGGTCGGCGAGGCGAAGTTCTCGGGCCTCGTTCTCCGCTGCACGAACCTCCGGGTCGGAGCGGCGAATTTCTCGGGCCCCGTTCTCCGCTGCACGAACCTCCGGGTCGGCGAGGCGAAGTTCTCGGGCCTCGTTCTCCGCTGCACGAACCTCCGGGTCGGAGCGGCGAATTTCTCGGGCCCCGTTCTCCGCTGCACGAACCTCCGGGTCGGCGAGGCGAAGTTCTCGGGCCTCGTTCTCCGCTGCACGAACCTCCGGGTCGGAGCGGCGAAGTTCCCGGGCCTCGTTCTCCGCTGCACGCACCTGCGGGTCGGCGCGGCGATGTCGCCGGGCCTCACTCTCCGCTGCACGCACCTCCGGGTCTGCGCGGCGATTGTCCCGGGCCGCATTTTCGGCAGCACGCGCCTGAGGTGTTGCGCGGCGAAGCTGCCTAGCCAAATTCTCGGCAGCACGGACCTGAGGGTTTGCGCGGCGAAGCTGGCGGGCAACGTTTTCAACAGCACGGTTTTCGGGGTTTTCGCGGCGAAGTCTCTTGGCGTCGTTTTCTCGAGAACGAACCGAACTGTCCGCCCGGCGTCGACGGCGACCTGCGGCTTGCGCTTCTCTCTGTGCAGCGGTCTGTTGTGCCCGACGTTGCCTGGCCGCAGCGGCGCGCGTAGCTCTGCGATTCGCTTCTTCAGCAGCGGTCCGCACCTTGCGAGGAGGCGCCATCAAGCATGTCGAAGAGCCAATTCAGGCTGCTGTCGGGGCTGCGCGGCGCAGGTAGTCTATAGCTTGACGCATGGCACGAAGCGATGAAACTGCTGTACAAGGCTGCGCTTCATAATGATGATGACGAAATTGATAAAGAAGAATTTTTCACAATGATGGCTCTGACAACGACGCAAGCGTTTATGATGATCTCTAAGAAGGACGCTTCTGAAGCTTGCGCTAGAACTGTGCTGCGTTTCTACACAGCACACAGTGttccgtatgctgtcatcgtatgttaTCACACAGGTTTTGCACCTTgcagttatggcgtagtggccactgccCTACTTTACGAAATGATTACAATATGGTGCAGTGGGTACCTACCACCGGTGCTTGCACTAGTTGGCCCAAGCGTTTATAATGGTCTCTAAGATGACCCCTCCTCAAGCttacgctgtgattgtgctgcgtttccgcgcaggcctgaaaattttttttgtcattatGATTATGCAGTGAATGACGATGAAGATTAATTGTGCATGACGCCTCTGTAATGGGTGCACAGCTTTAACTCATGCACCTGTGctcttttaaattagcatgcacCTGTGCTATTTGTAATTACTCCTCACACTCGTTAGGCAGTCCACTTTGTGTGACCCGTAGGGGTATTTTACTGTTGTACCACGTATTATAACACATGTTAGATATATTCCTCCGCTGACTTTGTACCTGTATAGGTATTTTTGCGAAGAACTTTCAAGCAAAGGCGTGGCTCAGTagtagaatactggactgccacacagatggcgtgggttcgaatccacgCGGATGACGTGGGTGCGAATCCTGCTCggctctgtttatttttttccaaatttgcgtgatagtggttacggacaccggcggcggcggcggcggcggccgcggacaactacggcgccaaaaacggcccttgttgtgatctcataacagcttacgctgtaaaacagccaatgcaggcgtaatgtcggtgcaatgtcaattgtggttgtggggctggctatctaattttacaagaaagcaataaacactgcatatgtactgctacgatacaggtgtcacaagagattaacgtctgcggtttcggggttggctccgcttttttagcagtctaataaacattacatttgtattcctatgattcagcaagctatattgaagcattgctcgatcccgcaggaatacattaacgaaagttacgtgtggtattcgcatgattgcaccataaagtgcaccgagtttcgataatactgacgtatgtactctaacgtgagggctgactttACGTCGCACTGTAagtcaccctttaaacgccagtgttgtcgacgtgcttggtaaccccaccatgtgcacacagctactacacatacaacatgtcgatccacctcgtaacgtttggctgaaagccataaaatacagcatagaagtactcgctgacagcttcgcatgaaaccgattcccataacgcgtgggatctgtcgaatttttttttaaagatcaaTATATAACCACGACGCAGTACGCTAAGACAGTGAAGGATCAGCGTTCGCGAAACACGGTCTGTATGGCACAGTAGCACTATAGTGCCAGCAACAGTTTTATTTTGATAAATTATTTGAGGTATTGTCTGCGTTACAGCAGTGTTTCGGCATAACACGTTTCAGATGCGACCGTACGTCACGATTGCCCCGATTGCTTACCGCTCCATCGCAATTCAGCATAGCAGTAATTCTACGCGCTTTGGATCTGGAACGCACAAGCAGTGCGCGATGTGTCACGATACGCCACGTTGTCATTGGAAAACCAGTCCGCAACGTTTATGTCGGGGCTCAACGAAGCAAATCGAAAGACTTGGGCACACGATTCTACCACGCTTTGTACGAGGTCCTGGTAGCACTGCCATGGCCACTTCGAATTGTGGTAGCCGCTATCCGGACGTCAGCGTTAGTGTGTAGGCCACTTAACGAGACGCATATTCGCGTTGGAGAGCTACCTGTCGGAATATAGGGATGAACGCGGTCCCGAGATCAACTTGACGTAATTCGTTTTGATGATCATTGTTGCAGAAGGGTGAATGCCTTTACTATCAAAGCGATGGGAACAGTTTCTACACTGAAGGTTGATGCCCACTTAGTGTCATATACAGGTCGCAAACCGCGCGTTTAGAAATCCATGGCGACAGCAGCAGAAGACCGCACGATTGCGCATTCAAGGTGGTCCTATAAATGTATTTTCGGCGCAATACTCGCGACAGTGCTCAAATTCGGATCTAAAACACCTTAAGGTTACACAAAAAGTAAACTTGCATTCAAACTATAGTCAATAAACGAGGCACGTGTCCACATTTTAACATTAAATGAAGAGATACAACGGCGAGAGTACAAAAGTGGCGATAAGCACGAAACCAAACAAGCTTAAAAGCTTCGATCGACACTCGAAACATACGGATAGGCGGACTTTATCGTCCCACAACATGTAGCCGATGTGTATACCGAATACTTTGTAACGCCGCAAGATATGTGGCGGCGTGCCCACTTGTTCAGCCAAAGAACACGCAGGGCCTCTCGCGCCTCATCCTGGCGTCCGCGCCGCACCCAAAGTCCTCGGCAAAACGCGGGAAGTTGGCCACCGCCTTGTTGCAGTCGCCCGCGAAGGGACGTCTCTGAGGGTGGAACGTCTGGTTGGCGCACATCAAGTAGCACAGTGTCACATAAAATAGCCGGCGCTGGGAGAAGGCCGATTGAGCCGTGCGCATCCGCTCACCGGAGGAGACGAGCGACTTCTCGAGAGACGCGTATGCCACCTCGACGGCCGGGATCTCGGGGAAATAACCGCCAGGCTCTGGCAGACACTCCTCGCGGTCCAGGACTGCTTCAGTCCACGCTGGTGACAGCCAGGTCCTGTTGGGGGCAAGCACGCCGTGTTCATCGCGTCGCGCGCCGTCGGCGTCCAACGCTCGTACGACCTCGGCGGCGTACAGGAATCCCAGACCGCCGTAGAACATGGCACGCGTGCCCTCGAAGTAAAAGACAGGCTGCGACAGCGCCTGCGCCGACACGCGCACCTCGTTGCGCAGGTAATCGTACTCGACGAGTGGTAGCTCCATGTTTGCCGGCAGATTCATCACCACGTCGTACTCGTCCTGGTCCAGATTGTTGATCGCCTCCCTGCCTTGGACCCAGGCGTCCACGACAGTCCAGGAAGTGCCGCTCGGCTGCCTCACTTTTGAGTATACGGTCGCAAGCCCCTCACTACTCAACATATTGTCGGGGGGCCACAGCACGGTGCCCATCTCGCGAAGCTTTCTTCCGGCGCGCTGCTTAGAATATTCATCCAGCCACGGGAGTCCGCTCACTTTGTCGGCTACCACCTCTCGGATGGCTTGAAGCAACTGGCCGATGTCTTCGCGCAGCGTCGTCGAGAAGCGCGGCACCGTGTACAGCGAGATGACGAGTAGCCGGAACAGCGCCTCGACCTGGGCTGCGCAGAACAGCGGCAGCTCCTCTTCGCTTGTGTGGGGCGCCCCGTGCCGGTCCCGAAGCAGCGATGGATCAGCGAGCGGTGCGAAGAGACGGGCGAAGAACCAGCCCATGTTCTCGAGCAGCGTGTCCTCTGTGAAGCGGGAAAAAAGCGCGTCGGTTGCCCTGAGGACGGCGCT
Above is a window of Rhipicephalus sanguineus isolate Rsan-2018 chromosome 3, BIME_Rsan_1.4, whole genome shotgun sequence DNA encoding:
- the LOC119386084 gene encoding translation initiation factor IF-2-like; protein product: MAPPRKVRTAAEEANRRATRAAAARQRRAQQTAAQREAQAAGRRRRRADSSVRSRENDAKRLRRENPENRAVENVARQLRRANPQVRAAENLARQLRRATPQARAAENAARDNRRADPEVRAAESEARRHRRADPQVRAAENEARELRRSDPEVRAAENEARELRLADPEVRAAENGAREIRRSDPEVRAAENEARELRLADPEVRAAENGAREIRRSDPEVRAAENEARELRLADPEVRAAENGAREIRRSDPEVRAAENEARELRRSDPEVRAAENEARELRRSDPEVRAAENEARELRRSDPEVRCYGGFQCEHKGSPQRLVHTLRASGPRHDLCIEY